The Coccidioides posadasii str. Silveira chromosome 3, complete sequence genome contains a region encoding:
- a CDS encoding uncharacterized protein (EggNog:ENOG410Q016), whose amino-acid sequence MADTTVNSTEAVSTKVTDEMFMMECFKHIQTPAVVDVSGVAKVLNYSNPVSVSNRLSRLKKKFNLRISTTTGPMQLGDDGDVASVVAAATATSTPRKGARATKGPIKAKAATTGDESKSESPSKPARKAGGGRKRKTAADPTPAVVEKQVESTEEEVNGRDKENGENESKADEFTVKPETKSKED is encoded by the exons ATGGCTGACACTACTGTTAACTCAACTGAGGCAGTGTCAACAAAGGTCACTGATGAAATGTTCATGATGGAATGTTTCAAACATATCCAGACCCCTGCAGTG GTCGATGTTAGTGGCGTTGCAAAAGTTTTGAACTATTCTAACCCAGTCTCTGTGTCCAATCGTCTTTCTCGCCTAAAGAAGAAGTTCAATCTTCGTATTAGCACCACCACCGGACCAATGCAGCTTGGCGATGATGGCGACGTAGCTTCTGTCGTGGCTGCTGCCACCGCTACATCAACTCCTCGAAAGGGTGCTCGAGCTACAAAGGGTCCTATCAAAGCCAAAGCAGCAACTACTGGTGATGAATCGAAGAGTGAGAGCCCCAGCAAACCTGCTCGAAAGGCGGGCGGTGGCCGGAAACGCAAGACAGCTGCAGATCCAACTCCTGCTGTGGTCGAAAAACAAGTTGAAAGCACTGAAGAGGAAGTTAACGGCAGAGACAAGGAAAATGGCGAGAACGAGTCTAAGGCCGACGAATTTACTGTTAAGCCAGAGACGAAGAGCAAAGAAGACTAA